In Mobula hypostoma chromosome 12, sMobHyp1.1, whole genome shotgun sequence, one DNA window encodes the following:
- the tor3a gene encoding torsin-3A translates to MNIQWLPLLCWWLQRVSGNMIQQQLGTFSEIFHFNPGQIWNSDCETKQLTDISRKDANTLEAWSFLIQDSYQEIMNWYCNVHECCESGDCRLINNITGLSHDLNIKLHGQHLAKEVVMKAVKGFIVNKNPEKALALSFHGWSGTGKNFVAKMIADNLYRDGLRSECVHFYIAHFHFLHASLVDFYKAELQQFILTAVQKCQQSLFIFDEAEKLHQGLIDVIKPYLDHHDHVNGVDFRKSIFIFLSNIGGRSISRVVLENWRAGRDREEITMEDLEYQIRKEVATSKGGFAHSGLVAENLVDFFIPFLPLEYKHVKLCVRDALHSRGIKYNVDILDEVAKGMLYFPKEENLFSAQGCKSVSQRVNLFLP, encoded by the exons ATGAATATCCAATGGCTCCCATTGCTCTGTTGGTGGTTACAAAGGGTGAGTGGAAACATGATCCAGCAGCAATTGGGAACATTTTCGGAGATTTTTCACTTTAATCCTGGACAGATCTGGAACTCAGACTGTGAGACCAAACAGTTGACAGACATTTCAAGGAAGGACG CAAACACTTTGGAGGCCTGGTCCTTCTTAATCCAAGATAGCTATCAGGAGATAATGAATTGGTACTGCAACGTACACGAATGCTGTGAATCAGGGGATTGTCGGTTAATCAACAACATCACAG GTCTTAGCCACGACCTGAACATAAAATTACATGGACAGCATCTGGCCAAGGAAGTTGTGATGAAAGCAGTGAAAGGTTTCATAGTAAACAAAAATCCTGAGAAAGCACTGGCACTTTCTTTCCATGGCTGGTCCGGCACCGGCAAGAACTTTGTGGCAAAAATGATAGCAGACAACCTGTACCGAGATGGACTAAGAAGCGAGTGTGTGCATTTCTATATTGCTCACTTCCACTTTCTACACGCCAGCCTGGTTGATTTTTACAAG GCCGAGCTGCAGCAGTTCATTCTGACGGCTGTACAAAAATGCCAACAATCATTGTTCATTTTTGATGAGGCAGAGAAGCTACACCAAGGCCTTATTGATGTCATCAAGCCTTACCTTGACCACCATGACCACGTGAATGGAGTGGACTTCAGAAAGTCTATCTTCATTTTCTTAAG TAATATCGGAGGAAGGTCTATAAGCAGGGTGGTATTAGAAAACTGGCGAGCAGGACGAGATCGAGAGGAGATTACTATGGAAGACTTGGAATATCAGATCCGAAAAGAGGTTGCAACATCAAAAG GTGGCTTTGCACATAGTGGCCTTGTGGCTGAGAATCTTGTCGACTTCTTCATTCCCTTCTTACCTCTGGAGTACAAGCATGTTAAATTATGTGTACGTGATGCTCTTCATTCCAGAGGAATCAAGTACAACGTAGATATCCTGGATGAAGTGGCAAAGGGGATGCTGTATTTTCCAAAGGAGGAAAACCTGTTCTCAGCCCAAGGGTGTAAGTCGGTCTCGCAGCGGGTCAATCTCTTTCTGCCCTGA